The Methanobrevibacter sp. genome segment TTACTTTTTTTATATTTTATATTATAATAAGTAATACTTTTTTATAAAAAAGTATTTATATTAAAAAGTTAAACTATTATATAGAGTTTGGAGTAATCTCAATAGCTTAGCAATATTAGGACAAACACGTAATACTATCTTTCAAATTCCCTCTTTCAATTACTTCAAACTTCATTTATTCTTATTTTTTTCAATTGAACTTTATCAATCTAATTTTATTATATTTGGCAAATTTTTAAATGCCTAAAAATTCCTGTTTTATTATTTTTAAATTTTATTAAATTTTTGTTAAAATTTTAAATAAATAAATTATACTTTGTTTATATTTTTTTAAAAATATTAAAAATCATATATTCAATTTTACTTTAATTTTTTTAAAATATAGTAACATTTATATACTATGCAAATTAACTTATTAAATAGAGGTTCATAACACGGTAGTTATTAACCATAAATTGATCATTATTTTTATTCTCGGGAGGGGGCTGAAAAACAGTTCAGTTCCTCCCACCTCCTTAAGTTTTTAATACTAGTTTTTTCTAATTTTATATCATGATTAAAAAAATTCCAGTTATAGATTTAAAACAACATCAGGCAGTAAGCGGCAAATCAGGAATGAGGGACACTTACCAACCATTAAAAACTATTTTTGCACCATCAGCCAATCCGGTTGAAATAGCACAGGGCTTGAAACTAAACGGTGCTGATGAAATGTATATAGCAGATTTGGATTTAATCGAATCACAGGGACACAACATCAACGACATCAAAATGGTCAACACAATAATTCCTGTAATGTTTGACGGAGGAGTGAAAAACTGCGAGGCATTTGAATTTTACCTCGACTACGCATACAAGGTAATCGTTCCAACCGAAACTCTTGAAAGCATCGAGGAGATGGAAAAGATTTTTGAAAAATATCCAAAGGAAAGGATAGTTGTAAGCATAGATACAAAAAACAATGAACTTCTTGCAAAAAACTTTGATATGAGCTTATCTGAATTCAAAGAAATACTGATAAAACTTAATCCGAATGAAATAATCCTATTGGATATTACTGGTGTGGGAACTGAAAAAGGGTATAATAAAAAACTGTTGGAAGAGTTCAGCGAACTTAAAGAAAAATTAATAATCGGTGGCGGTTTAAACAAGGATTCTTTAGGTGAATTGGAATCATTAGGTATAAAAAAAGTATTGATAGGAACTAGCCTACACTCTGGTGAAGTGAAACTTCTAGACTAGAACACTTAAAACAACATACGGGAATATGCAAGCTATAACAAACAATGCAATTCCTAAACCTAATTTAGGGTTATTGTCCTCAAGAGATCCTGAAATTATTAATACGAATGCGAAAAATCCGAAAATTACAGGTAAAATATGTGAAAATATTGTTGTTCCAACTATTGCCATTTTTAATCACTACATTAATTTTAAATTTTTAATTATATAAAATTAACTTTAAATTTTGTATTTCAAATGTTAAATAACTTTTTTATTGTTTAAGTGTCAAATATTAAAAATATGAGAATTGATACGCACCACCACCACAAGAAAGCAGGTGAGAATTTAGCATTTGTATTTTTTATGAATTTGGCTTTTAATATAATTGTTATTGTAGGGGGACTTGCAACCAACAGTGTAGCAATCCTTGCAGACTGCATTC includes the following:
- a CDS encoding HisA/HisF family protein, coding for MIKKIPVIDLKQHQAVSGKSGMRDTYQPLKTIFAPSANPVEIAQGLKLNGADEMYIADLDLIESQGHNINDIKMVNTIIPVMFDGGVKNCEAFEFYLDYAYKVIVPTETLESIEEMEKIFEKYPKERIVVSIDTKNNELLAKNFDMSLSEFKEILIKLNPNEIILLDITGVGTEKGYNKKLLEEFSELKEKLIIGGGLNKDSLGELESLGIKKVLIGTSLHSGEVKLLD